The Chitinophagales bacterium genome has a window encoding:
- a CDS encoding beta-lactamase family protein, with product MRTFNLFILSFLLSTTLSAQIPQAAAVDSIFAKWDKPGVPGCALGIYKDGKLLYTKGYGMANLEYDIPNTDSSVFRIGSTAKQFTAACVIRLVQQGKLSLDNTLDKFYPEFPAYAKKITIRHLLNHTSGIRDYLVLSYLKGVGDDDYYTDDDVMQWITRQAELNFEPGAEHLYSNTGYWLLGQIVNKVAGMNMAEYAQKEIFTPLGMSHTHFHTDHTQIVRYRATGYEPGDSNDYKICMTTLGLIGDGGILSTIKDLKKWDDAYHNATVLNRQFWDMMTTRGRLNSGDTIDYACGLVVDSYKGLKTIWHGGAFVGYRAEMLRFPDQHFTVAILANRADANPTNMAFKVAKIFLQDKFVQEEKKEKTTEEQPKEQVALFTKEQMTGTYTIQPGADMEISIKNDSLNFKQSWNNATSNLATTGGNKYTIPGVNDISFTFTDLKDGKTQTLSIEQDGDVTDCKRKKDISLSATQQKEYTGNYYSAELDITYNVYLEEGKLKIKINDDEGTDMELYDTDGFTSEGLTFRFKRKEGKVTGFELDAGRVKNIRFEKKS from the coding sequence ATGAGAACATTCAATCTATTCATATTATCATTTTTACTCTCCACTACACTATCAGCTCAAATACCACAGGCAGCAGCCGTAGACAGTATTTTTGCTAAATGGGACAAACCCGGCGTACCCGGCTGTGCACTGGGTATTTATAAAGATGGCAAACTGTTATATACCAAAGGCTATGGCATGGCCAACCTTGAGTATGATATACCTAATACAGACAGTTCTGTATTCAGGATAGGCTCCACCGCCAAGCAGTTCACAGCAGCCTGCGTCATCAGGCTGGTGCAGCAAGGCAAGCTAAGCCTTGATAACACGTTGGATAAATTCTATCCTGAATTCCCTGCTTATGCAAAAAAGATAACCATCAGGCACCTGCTCAACCATACCAGTGGCATCAGAGACTACCTCGTTCTGTCTTATCTTAAGGGCGTAGGTGATGATGACTATTATACGGACGATGACGTCATGCAATGGATAACCCGCCAGGCTGAACTGAACTTTGAACCGGGAGCAGAACACCTGTACAGCAATACTGGCTACTGGCTGCTGGGGCAGATAGTAAACAAAGTAGCGGGCATGAATATGGCTGAATATGCTCAGAAAGAGATATTCACCCCCCTTGGCATGAGCCATACGCATTTTCATACCGACCACACACAAATAGTAAGATACAGGGCGACGGGGTACGAACCCGGTGATAGTAATGACTACAAGATATGTATGACCACGCTGGGACTTATCGGTGATGGCGGCATATTAAGCACCATCAAAGACCTGAAAAAATGGGACGATGCATATCATAATGCAACGGTGCTGAACAGGCAGTTCTGGGATATGATGACCACACGCGGCAGATTGAACAGTGGAGATACGATAGATTATGCCTGCGGTCTTGTTGTAGATTCATATAAGGGATTAAAAACCATATGGCACGGCGGCGCATTTGTCGGGTATCGTGCAGAAATGTTGCGTTTCCCTGACCAACACTTCACGGTGGCCATACTGGCCAACAGGGCCGATGCTAATCCCACGAACATGGCTTTCAAAGTAGCTAAGATATTCCTGCAGGACAAATTTGTACAGGAAGAGAAAAAAGAAAAAACAACAGAAGAACAACCCAAAGAGCAGGTAGCATTATTTACAAAAGAACAAATGACCGGTACCTACACTATTCAGCCCGGCGCAGATATGGAGATCAGTATCAAAAACGATTCACTCAATTTTAAACAAAGCTGGAACAATGCCACGAGTAACCTGGCAACAACAGGGGGCAATAAATACACCATACCGGGCGTAAACGATATCAGCTTTACATTCACCGACCTTAAAGATGGTAAAACACAAACCTTAAGTATCGAGCAGGATGGTGATGTGACGGACTGTAAAAGAAAAAAAGACATCAGCCTGTCCGCTACACAACAGAAGGAATATACCGGAAACTACTACAGTGCCGAACTCGATATTACCTATAACGTATATCTTGAAGAAGGAAAACTAAAAATAAAAATAAACGATGATGAAGGAACCGATATGGAGCTATATGATACCGATGGTTTCACCTCCGAAGGACTGACATTCCGCTTTAAACGAAAGGAAGGTAAAGTAACAGGATTTGAACTGGATGCAGGCAGGGTAAAGAACATCAGGTTTGAGAAAAAGTCATAA
- a CDS encoding aryl-sulfate sulfotransferase, with product MRTNNILLILILLLSLSACKKEREDITTTYTGNVSDRFTQFGIQGQKIITNPSGYAPLTAKIELETAFKTRAVIRVVGKHGDHSDIVKEFNVYDYKHSLPVMGMYADYDNIVELTLYDEQGKSMGSSAVAIHTGPVVADLPAIDINVPPADGENEMILVSYFGYAEKLQPQKPFVFDKYGDIRWYLDYTNHPQLKDMQFDDGMELLQNGNLYFGDMSTHAIYEVNYFGEVQNTWDLKSQGYLFHHQVLEKPDGNFLVSVSKAGLSTVEDFIIEVNRNSKQVSNVWDLRESLQKDRMTMQLDESDWIHVNAVEYSPADNCIVVSGRHQGLIKLDMNNNVKWIMGPHRGWDRAGNGVDLTQKLLRPLDKNGNLITDPAVADGAVNHPDFEWNWYQHAPLLMPAVHIMCFDNGQTRNFTEEGAYSRAVEFVVDEANMTIQQVWQYGKERGLETFGAYVSDVDIDPLKHTVIFAPGDVALNNNLVFYGKVIELTANTSNVVFEATIYPPNPYYILTFHRVEKIKF from the coding sequence ATGCGCACAAACAATATTTTACTGATCCTCATCTTATTGTTGTCTTTATCTGCCTGTAAAAAGGAGAGAGAAGATATAACAACCACCTATACGGGCAATGTATCTGACAGGTTTACCCAGTTTGGCATCCAGGGCCAGAAGATCATCACCAATCCGTCGGGCTATGCGCCACTTACAGCGAAAATAGAGTTGGAAACCGCTTTTAAAACCCGGGCCGTTATCAGGGTAGTAGGTAAACACGGTGACCATTCGGATATCGTAAAAGAGTTTAACGTGTATGACTATAAGCATAGCCTGCCTGTAATGGGCATGTATGCCGACTATGATAACATTGTAGAACTTACCCTGTATGATGAGCAGGGTAAGAGCATGGGCAGCAGTGCTGTTGCCATACATACCGGACCGGTGGTGGCCGATCTGCCAGCTATAGACATCAATGTGCCACCGGCGGACGGTGAGAATGAAATGATACTGGTAAGCTATTTTGGCTACGCCGAAAAACTACAGCCGCAAAAGCCGTTTGTTTTTGATAAATACGGAGATATACGCTGGTACCTTGATTATACGAACCACCCTCAACTGAAGGACATGCAATTTGATGACGGGATGGAGCTGCTGCAGAACGGCAACCTGTATTTCGGAGATATGAGTACACATGCCATCTACGAGGTGAACTATTTTGGCGAAGTACAGAATACCTGGGATCTGAAGTCGCAAGGATATTTGTTCCATCACCAGGTACTGGAGAAACCGGATGGCAACTTCCTGGTATCGGTAAGTAAAGCAGGGCTGAGCACTGTAGAGGATTTTATCATCGAGGTGAACAGGAACAGCAAGCAGGTATCGAACGTATGGGACCTGCGCGAATCGTTGCAGAAAGACAGGATGACGATGCAGCTTGACGAGAGTGACTGGATACATGTGAACGCGGTAGAATACAGTCCTGCCGATAACTGCATAGTTGTGTCGGGCAGGCACCAGGGGCTGATAAAGCTGGATATGAACAACAACGTGAAATGGATCATGGGGCCGCACCGTGGCTGGGATAGGGCCGGAAATGGTGTGGACCTGACACAGAAACTGCTGCGGCCGCTTGATAAGAACGGCAACCTGATAACTGACCCGGCAGTGGCAGATGGCGCCGTGAACCACCCTGATTTTGAATGGAACTGGTACCAGCATGCCCCGCTATTGATGCCCGCCGTCCATATTATGTGTTTTGACAACGGGCAAACAAGGAATTTTACAGAAGAGGGCGCGTACAGCAGGGCTGTAGAGTTTGTGGTAGATGAAGCTAATATGACCATACAGCAGGTGTGGCAATATGGTAAAGAGCGTGGGCTGGAAACATTCGGTGCCTATGTTTCGGATGTGGATATAGACCCATTGAAGCATACCGTCATATTTGCGCCGGGTGATGTGGCATTGAATAACAACCTGGTGTTTTATGGTAAGGTGATAGAGCTGACGGCCAATACATCGAACGTGGTTTTTGAAGCAACCATATATCCACCTAACCCCTACTATATCCTTACTTTTCACAGGGTAGAGAAAATAAAATTCTGA
- the rodA gene encoding rod shape-determining protein RodA, producing the protein MSTTNKTVFGRVDSITLLMYLALCLIGMVTIFSVEHRSTDPSIFMMSKSHMRQFVWLGISLFAGVLILFTDSKFFSSVAYLSYAIGLFLLLLTVFIGVGTKGSASWLGFGPVRFQPGEVHKIFTSLAIAKFLSSPETNFNTLKHRLIAAALALTPAVLIVLQQETGLALVYVCFFLAMYREGLPHIVLIIAFSAIVLTLTTLLVPKITLLYIVTGLAIAIGVLIRKALRREMMVRVVLVGVWLVVILFSQFAVPFAFKHVLQKHQIERIYTTLGQDVPDDYLEPADRGKKRGGNISGYNVWQSKIAIGSGGFSGKGFLNGTSTKNEFVPEQNTDFIFCAVGEQFGFLGSAALVLLYLGLMLRILFVAERQRSAFSRVYAYCVASILFIHFAINISMTIGLAPVIGITLPLLSYGGTSLLSFSILIFILLRLDADRQVMIR; encoded by the coding sequence ATGAGTACAACCAACAAAACGGTATTCGGCAGGGTAGACAGTATTACGTTACTGATGTACCTGGCATTGTGCCTGATAGGCATGGTGACCATTTTTTCAGTTGAGCACCGTAGTACAGACCCGAGCATCTTTATGATGAGCAAGAGTCATATGCGCCAGTTTGTTTGGTTAGGTATCTCACTTTTTGCGGGTGTACTTATATTGTTCACGGATAGTAAATTCTTTTCATCAGTAGCTTATCTTTCGTATGCTATAGGGCTGTTCCTGCTTTTGCTGACCGTATTTATAGGTGTGGGCACCAAGGGCTCGGCATCGTGGCTTGGGTTTGGTCCTGTGCGGTTTCAACCGGGGGAGGTGCATAAAATATTCACTTCGCTGGCGATAGCGAAATTCCTTTCATCGCCCGAAACGAACTTCAATACCTTAAAACACCGGCTTATTGCCGCGGCTCTGGCATTAACACCTGCGGTACTTATCGTGCTGCAGCAGGAGACAGGGCTTGCGCTGGTATATGTATGTTTCTTCCTGGCTATGTATCGTGAGGGGTTGCCGCATATAGTACTTATTATCGCTTTTTCAGCTATTGTACTTACGCTTACCACATTGCTGGTACCCAAAATAACATTGTTGTATATCGTTACCGGACTGGCCATTGCTATTGGTGTATTGATAAGAAAAGCACTGAGGCGCGAAATGATGGTGCGTGTAGTACTGGTAGGCGTGTGGTTGGTTGTGATATTATTCTCACAATTTGCCGTACCATTCGCATTTAAACATGTATTGCAGAAACACCAGATAGAACGTATCTACACTACCCTTGGGCAAGATGTACCCGATGATTACCTGGAACCTGCCGACAGGGGTAAAAAACGCGGTGGCAATATTTCGGGTTATAACGTGTGGCAATCTAAGATAGCCATCGGCTCCGGTGGTTTTAGCGGAAAAGGATTCCTGAATGGGACCTCTACCAAAAACGAATTTGTACCAGAGCAGAACACGGATTTTATTTTCTGTGCGGTGGGCGAGCAGTTCGGGTTTTTAGGCAGTGCTGCCCTGGTATTGCTATACCTGGGGCTGATGTTGCGTATACTGTTCGTGGCAGAGCGGCAAAGGTCTGCATTTAGCCGTGTATATGCCTATTGCGTGGCATCTATTTTGTTTATACACTTTGCCATTAATATATCTATGACCATAGGGCTGGCGCCTGTTATAGGTATCACACTGCCATTGTTGAGTTATGGGGGTACATCGTTGTTATCATTCAGTATCCTTATATTCATATTGTTAAGGTTAGATGCTGACAGGCAGGTAATGATACGCTGA
- the mrdA gene encoding penicillin-binding protein 2 — protein sequence MSFASTPRRYVIWSIFIGIAFVILVKLLFLQVFDDQYKILANDIAITRKVEYPPRGVIYDRKGKVMLYNQVVYDLMVTAYEVPKDLDTMLLCNALGIDTTTYKKLFHRASVKNGPRRKAAMIEQLTPEQTAKLQENMYAFPGFELSERYIRTYPNPHAALVLGYIGEISKSKLKDEKYASYRQGDYLGINGLEYTYEDVLRGQRGIHYLERDNFNRPTEPYLKGQLDTPAVAGRSIELYLDAELQAYGEELMAHKLGSVVAIDPKTGGILAMVSAPSYDPNLLRGAERSRNFAKLERDATHPLYNRAIKGEYNPGSTMKPMTALIALDAGVITPSFGYPCMGGYYSCGRRIGCTHTGGGHAANLRLALAHSCNAYFVHILRLMVDAKKYGSVKKGVQRWHDYCYDFGFGRPTGVDLPYEGGGTLPDSAFYNRMYRGNWNSCNMLFVGMGQGEIALTPIQMTNALSIIANKGYYYTPHLVKSIGGNEHDTMLAKYHVKHTVTNIPDTVFRIVALGMQDVVEHGTGKVAQLPGVNVCAKTGTVENKANVGGTVVKMKDHSVFVAFAPREDPKIAIAVVVENAGFGASWAGPVASLMMEKYLNDTIATNRKHLETKMYGANLINQYIYTIDSMQRMKDRQRYERRLEQGRITDSIQRVKDSMVMDKWYRKIYGQ from the coding sequence ATGTCATTCGCTTCAACGCCGCGCAGGTACGTTATTTGGTCGATATTTATCGGTATTGCATTCGTGATATTGGTGAAGTTGTTATTCCTGCAGGTTTTTGATGATCAGTATAAGATACTGGCCAATGATATAGCCATTACACGTAAAGTAGAGTATCCTCCACGTGGTGTTATATATGACAGAAAAGGTAAAGTGATGTTGTATAACCAGGTGGTGTACGACCTGATGGTGACTGCTTACGAGGTGCCTAAAGACCTGGATACAATGCTGCTGTGCAATGCGCTGGGTATAGATACCACCACATATAAAAAGTTGTTTCATCGTGCGTCTGTAAAGAACGGACCGCGACGCAAAGCTGCGATGATAGAGCAGCTGACGCCGGAGCAAACGGCGAAGCTGCAGGAAAATATGTATGCATTTCCGGGTTTTGAGTTGAGCGAACGTTATATACGTACCTATCCCAATCCGCATGCGGCGCTGGTATTGGGATATATAGGAGAGATATCAAAATCTAAACTGAAGGATGAGAAATACGCCTCCTACAGGCAAGGTGATTATCTGGGTATCAACGGGCTTGAGTATACCTACGAAGATGTATTGCGCGGACAGCGGGGTATACATTACCTGGAGCGCGATAACTTCAACCGGCCTACGGAGCCTTACCTGAAAGGGCAGTTGGATACACCGGCGGTAGCGGGAAGGTCGATAGAACTGTACCTGGATGCGGAATTGCAGGCATATGGAGAAGAACTGATGGCGCACAAGCTGGGCAGTGTGGTGGCTATTGATCCTAAAACAGGGGGTATACTCGCGATGGTGAGCGCACCGTCGTACGACCCGAACCTGCTGCGCGGAGCAGAGCGTTCAAGGAATTTTGCCAAACTGGAAAGAGATGCCACCCATCCGTTGTATAACAGGGCCATCAAGGGAGAATATAACCCTGGGTCAACGATGAAGCCTATGACAGCACTTATTGCACTGGATGCGGGTGTTATCACGCCATCGTTTGGTTATCCGTGTATGGGCGGTTATTACAGTTGTGGCAGGCGGATAGGCTGTACACACACCGGTGGCGGGCACGCCGCCAACCTGAGGCTGGCACTGGCTCACTCATGTAACGCCTATTTTGTGCATATACTCAGGCTAATGGTAGATGCCAAGAAATATGGTAGTGTGAAAAAGGGCGTACAGCGCTGGCACGACTACTGCTACGATTTTGGTTTCGGTCGTCCTACCGGTGTAGACCTGCCCTATGAGGGCGGTGGCACGTTGCCTGATTCAGCATTTTATAACCGGATGTACCGTGGCAACTGGAACTCCTGTAATATGTTGTTTGTAGGTATGGGGCAGGGTGAGATAGCACTGACGCCGATACAAATGACCAATGCGCTCTCTATTATTGCCAATAAAGGATATTATTACACACCACACCTGGTGAAATCAATTGGTGGAAATGAGCATGATACCATGCTGGCCAAATATCATGTAAAGCATACAGTGACCAATATACCGGATACAGTGTTTAGGATAGTGGCGCTGGGTATGCAGGATGTGGTAGAGCATGGTACAGGTAAAGTAGCACAATTGCCCGGTGTGAACGTATGCGCCAAAACCGGTACGGTAGAGAACAAAGCCAATGTTGGCGGCACGGTGGTAAAGATGAAAGACCACTCGGTATTCGTGGCCTTTGCGCCGAGAGAAGATCCTAAGATAGCCATTGCTGTTGTGGTAGAGAATGCGGGGTTTGGTGCATCATGGGCGGGGCCGGTGGCCAGCCTGATGATGGAGAAGTACCTGAATGATACCATAGCTACCAACAGGAAACACCTGGAGACCAAGATGTATGGCGCAAATCTCATCAACCAGTATATATACACGATAGACTCGATGCAACGTATGAAAGACAGGCAGCGATATGAACGCAGACTGGAGCAGGGGCGTATAACTGATAGTATTCAACGGGTGAAAGACTCGATGGTGATGGATAAATGGTACAGAAAAATTTACGGACAATAG
- a CDS encoding sigma-70 family RNA polymerase sigma factor — protein MPKTITDTDDNALLALFKDEDTREAAFTALVRKYQQKLYWHIRRMVVEHEDSNDILQHVFIKVWRNLEDFRGEANLYTWLYRIATNETLTWLEKEKKRRSLPLDTGENMLAEKLVAQTGFDAKKLEWKLQQAIQSLPEKQRIVFNLRYYDEMPYTEMAEILNTSEGALKASYHHAVKKVETFIKEN, from the coding sequence ATGCCTAAGACTATTACAGATACTGACGACAATGCTTTACTGGCCTTATTTAAAGATGAGGACACACGTGAAGCTGCGTTTACGGCGCTGGTACGCAAGTATCAACAGAAACTGTATTGGCATATACGCCGCATGGTGGTGGAACACGAGGACAGTAATGATATTTTGCAGCATGTTTTCATAAAAGTGTGGCGCAATCTTGAAGATTTCAGGGGCGAGGCCAACCTGTATACATGGCTGTACCGGATAGCTACCAACGAAACACTCACCTGGCTGGAGAAAGAAAAAAAACGCCGCTCGCTGCCGTTGGATACCGGGGAGAATATGCTGGCAGAGAAACTGGTAGCACAAACAGGTTTTGATGCAAAAAAACTGGAGTGGAAATTGCAACAGGCCATACAGTCGTTGCCTGAAAAACAGCGCATTGTTTTCAACCTGAGGTATTATGACGAAATGCCTTACACCGAGATGGCGGAAATACTCAACACTTCAGAAGGCGCGCTAAAGGCATCATATCATCATGCTGTCAAAAAAGTTGAGACATTTATTAAAGAAAATTAA
- a CDS encoding MBL fold metallo-hydrolase yields MAEVFPLSEGVFTVGHDKQFVPFRLNNDVLTDRPTGSLLVEIQPFLVVTAKDVIMLDTGLGYERDGVLQIHENLRHLGYEPEDVTKVLLSHLHKDHAGGVVYRDEKGLIKNTFPRAEYYIYKPEVQFAMDKGSPSFDTTQIEPLLTSPQVHWLEGEEGEIDGYIKYFHSGGHSPQHIVFLIADGKDKIFFGGDEAPQLKQMKIKYVAKYDYNGKKALALREQYAEQGRAEGWKFLFYHDVGSPVAVL; encoded by the coding sequence ATGGCAGAAGTATTCCCGTTATCAGAGGGTGTTTTTACAGTGGGACATGATAAGCAGTTCGTCCCTTTCAGGCTAAATAATGATGTGTTGACGGACAGGCCTACGGGTTCGTTGCTCGTGGAGATACAACCTTTTCTTGTAGTAACGGCGAAGGATGTTATTATGCTGGATACCGGCCTGGGTTATGAGCGGGATGGTGTATTGCAGATACACGAGAACCTTAGGCATCTTGGCTACGAGCCTGAAGATGTGACCAAAGTATTGCTTTCTCACCTGCACAAAGACCATGCAGGTGGTGTGGTGTATCGTGACGAGAAAGGACTGATAAAAAACACCTTTCCAAGGGCAGAGTATTATATCTATAAGCCTGAAGTGCAGTTTGCCATGGATAAAGGTTCGCCTTCATTTGATACTACGCAAATTGAGCCCTTGCTCACATCGCCGCAAGTGCACTGGCTGGAAGGAGAAGAAGGTGAGATAGATGGTTACATAAAATATTTTCATTCCGGTGGACATAGTCCTCAACATATCGTTTTTCTTATCGCCGATGGTAAAGACAAAATATTTTTTGGTGGCGATGAAGCACCGCAACTAAAGCAGATGAAAATAAAGTACGTAGCCAAATATGACTATAATGGTAAAAAAGCGCTAGCACTGCGTGAGCAATATGCAGAGCAGGGTAGGGCTGAAGGCTGGAAATTTCTCTTTTACCACGATGTAGGTTCGCCCGTGGCGGTGCTATAG
- a CDS encoding carboxypeptidase-like regulatory domain-containing protein, producing the protein MFKNKFTLFFLLILAPYALLAGVLKGKVTDRKGEPLPYATIYIKGTTTGTTANADANYSIVLQPGTYNVLCQYIGFQQLSFNITIKGNEELVHNFSLQEQSLQMNNVVVKANAEDPAYPIIRKTIKKRKFHQDQVHAFQTSIYMKAVLRNSSMPEKILGIKIPTEEVTGAGGGGADSSKLGVLYLSEQEAEYYADGKKERTIIRGVKQSGDPKGVGISRVPPVVSFYDNNVNPLWNISERGFISPISDGAMNYYKYHYEGEFIQDGYTINKISVTPKRDYEPLFYGTIYIVDKDWAVHSLDLTLTKKSGLDLLDTLKVVQTYIPLKKDTWVIKSQVQYIQLSLIGFGINGNFLAVYDNQQVNGKIPDSMFAGKIVSSYLSEANDKDSAYWNSARIIPLEKDEVQDYHKRDSIYTLENSPGYLDSIRRRRNRFTVGDVINGGYYHATKNNKSVITTNSLLQGMVTYNNVEGLAVTPKVWYEHEVDTGKTLSAVMAIRYGFGNTHLNAISRISYLQKDRAWLSRYWETGVEGGKYIHQYNPHSSVTQLYNTIAALCYGKNFLKIYESYRAAGFFNRNFGSGLRIGLKAGFEQRIPLSNTTFYTWANNDPEKWTDNVPAPLQGQVWEQHNAVLAHISVSYRPGTRYVQYPKFKSPIRSKWPLFYAVYDKGVPGILNSKTDFDKWRFGLNDYLNMKLFGSLQYNIASGGFLNKNYVSLPDMMHIADNQLLVASPYLMSFQLAPYYLFSNTASLYGEGHVEWNLNGFLTNKVPLLRKLGWTLVAGNNTLYIDRNNYYTEAFVGIDNIGFKLFKLLRLDLVRGWDATGQVRTGFRLGINDAILTGLTGISIGNDKEKFNW; encoded by the coding sequence ATGTTTAAAAATAAGTTCACCTTATTCTTTCTTCTGATACTGGCGCCATATGCATTGCTGGCGGGTGTACTGAAAGGTAAAGTGACTGACAGGAAAGGTGAACCATTACCTTACGCTACCATCTATATCAAAGGTACTACTACAGGTACTACCGCCAACGCTGATGCCAACTATAGCATAGTATTGCAACCCGGTACTTACAACGTATTGTGCCAATATATAGGTTTTCAACAACTGTCATTCAATATAACCATTAAGGGAAATGAAGAGCTGGTGCACAACTTTTCATTGCAGGAGCAGTCATTACAAATGAACAATGTTGTGGTGAAAGCCAACGCAGAAGACCCCGCCTATCCCATTATCCGGAAGACCATCAAAAAGCGTAAGTTCCACCAGGACCAGGTACATGCTTTCCAGACATCGATATATATGAAGGCCGTATTGCGTAACAGCTCAATGCCTGAAAAGATTCTGGGTATTAAGATACCTACTGAAGAGGTAACAGGAGCAGGTGGTGGCGGAGCTGATTCCAGCAAGCTGGGGGTGTTGTACCTGAGTGAACAGGAAGCGGAGTATTATGCTGACGGCAAGAAAGAGCGCACCATCATTCGCGGTGTAAAACAAAGCGGAGACCCTAAAGGAGTGGGTATTTCAAGAGTGCCACCCGTTGTTTCATTTTACGATAATAATGTGAACCCCTTATGGAACATCAGTGAGCGGGGCTTTATATCGCCTATAAGTGATGGGGCGATGAACTATTATAAATACCACTACGAAGGTGAGTTCATACAGGACGGCTATACCATTAATAAAATATCCGTTACGCCTAAGAGGGACTACGAGCCTTTGTTTTATGGCACTATATATATAGTAGACAAAGATTGGGCGGTGCACAGCCTGGACCTGACTTTGACCAAAAAATCGGGGCTGGACCTGTTAGATACCCTTAAAGTAGTGCAAACCTACATACCTCTGAAAAAAGATACCTGGGTGATCAAGAGCCAGGTGCAGTATATCCAGTTATCACTTATTGGTTTTGGTATAAACGGTAATTTTCTTGCTGTGTATGATAACCAACAGGTGAACGGCAAGATACCGGACAGCATGTTTGCCGGTAAGATCGTGAGTTCATACCTGAGTGAGGCCAATGATAAAGATTCTGCATATTGGAACAGTGCACGTATCATACCCCTTGAAAAGGATGAGGTGCAGGATTATCATAAACGCGATAGTATCTATACCCTTGAAAACTCGCCCGGGTACCTGGATTCTATCCGCCGCAGGCGCAACAGGTTCACTGTGGGCGATGTAATAAACGGGGGCTATTACCATGCTACCAAAAATAACAAAAGTGTTATTACTACGAACTCACTATTGCAGGGAATGGTGACCTATAACAACGTAGAAGGACTGGCTGTGACTCCCAAGGTATGGTACGAACATGAGGTAGATACCGGAAAGACACTCAGTGCCGTAATGGCCATTCGTTATGGTTTTGGTAATACTCACCTGAATGCCATCAGCCGTATCAGCTACCTGCAAAAAGACCGTGCGTGGCTGAGCCGGTATTGGGAGACAGGGGTTGAAGGTGGTAAGTACATCCATCAGTACAATCCACACAGCAGTGTGACCCAGTTATATAATACCATTGCGGCCTTATGCTATGGCAAGAACTTCCTGAAGATCTACGAAAGCTACCGGGCTGCGGGGTTCTTCAACCGAAACTTTGGCAGCGGGCTGAGGATTGGGCTGAAAGCCGGTTTTGAGCAGCGAATACCTTTGTCTAATACCACTTTCTACACCTGGGCCAATAATGACCCTGAAAAATGGACCGATAACGTGCCGGCACCATTGCAGGGACAGGTATGGGAACAACATAATGCTGTTCTTGCCCACATCTCAGTATCGTACCGCCCGGGAACCAGATATGTTCAGTACCCTAAATTCAAGTCGCCGATACGCAGCAAGTGGCCGCTTTTTTATGCCGTTTATGACAAGGGTGTGCCGGGTATACTGAATAGTAAAACGGATTTTGACAAGTGGCGTTTCGGGCTGAACGATTACCTGAATATGAAACTATTCGGCAGCCTGCAATACAATATCGCATCGGGCGGTTTTTTAAATAAAAACTATGTAAGCCTGCCTGATATGATGCATATAGCAGACAATCAGCTGTTGGTTGCCTCGCCCTACCTGATGAGCTTCCAATTGGCGCCTTATTACCTGTTCAGCAATACAGCCAGCCTTTATGGCGAGGGGCATGTGGAGTGGAACCTGAACGGTTTCCTGACCAACAAAGTGCCATTGCTGAGAAAACTGGGCTGGACCCTTGTAGCTGGTAATAACACCCTGTATATCGACCGGAACAATTACTACACCGAGGCCTTTGTAGGTATTGATAATATCGGCTTTAAATTGTTCAAATTGCTGCGCCTGGACCTGGTACGGGGCTGGGATGCTACAGGCCAGGTACGTACCGGTTTCAGGCTGGGTATTAATGATGCCATCCTTACCGGCCTGACGGGCATATCCATAGGCAACGACAAAGAAAAATTCAACTGGTAG